In Haloarcula salinisoli, one genomic interval encodes:
- a CDS encoding J domain-containing protein, whose product MTESFYDVLGVAEDATTDEIESAYRERLKETHPDVSDDDDAGQATKTLIEARDVLVDEDERARYDRLGHEAYVGDGAAAARDAATETSGRDTDSDARSSDTGTSGGTSQSRARREQRASERVSQERRKARDARQRRRETAQEGRTGTDDADTASASASTSTTRSTSDYETTPTGGRRTAATDTTSATASGSTYSVRENVSTSTSHGPLLPQGRQLTLLGLFFALYPVLLFSALLPAFPPFVNVILSACTLLTIMYLQSMPRVAVLLFGGWSAISIVGLGLFGVGYVSPVGLVVLLGTVLPFGFSVLTAAALRY is encoded by the coding sequence ATGACCGAGAGCTTCTACGACGTGCTCGGCGTCGCCGAGGACGCGACGACCGACGAGATAGAGTCCGCCTACCGGGAGCGGCTCAAGGAGACCCATCCCGACGTCAGCGACGACGACGACGCGGGCCAGGCCACGAAGACGCTCATCGAAGCCCGCGACGTGCTCGTCGACGAGGACGAGCGGGCGCGCTACGACCGCCTGGGTCACGAGGCCTACGTCGGGGACGGCGCGGCTGCTGCGAGGGACGCGGCGACCGAGACGAGCGGTCGCGACACTGACAGCGACGCCCGTTCGAGCGACACCGGGACCAGCGGTGGTACGAGCCAGAGCCGCGCTCGACGGGAACAGCGGGCCAGCGAGCGCGTCAGCCAGGAGCGCCGAAAGGCCCGGGACGCCCGACAGCGGCGTCGTGAGACCGCCCAGGAAGGGCGGACCGGGACCGACGACGCAGACACCGCGTCGGCGTCTGCCTCGACGAGTACGACCAGGAGTACCAGCGACTACGAGACGACACCGACCGGCGGACGCCGGACAGCGGCCACCGACACGACCAGCGCAACGGCGAGTGGCAGCACCTACAGCGTCCGCGAGAACGTCTCCACGTCGACCAGCCACGGGCCCCTGTTGCCCCAGGGCCGACAACTCACACTACTTGGTCTCTTCTTCGCGCTCTACCCCGTGCTGTTGTTTTCGGCCCTCCTCCCCGCGTTCCCGCCATTTGTCAACGTGATACTCAGCGCGTGTACGCTGTTGACGATAATGTATCTCCAGTCGATGCCACGCGTGGCGGTGTTGCTCTTTGGCGGCTGGAGCGCCATTAGTATCGTCGGGCTGGGGCTGTTCGGTGTCGGTTACGTCTCGCCCGTCGGGCTCGTCGTACTGTTAGGCACCGTCCTCCCCTTTGGCTTCTCGGTACTGACGGCTGCGGCCCTGCGGTACTAG
- a CDS encoding 1,4-dihydroxy-2-naphthoyl-CoA synthase: MVSEIFDPERWDAVDRFDFTDITYHRSTETGVVRIAFDRPEKRNAFRPETVDELSTALDHAKRLTDVGCVIITGNGPSEKDGGWAFCSGGDQSIRGESGYEYEADADIGDPDAPENVGRLHILEVQRQIRHIPKPVVAVVPGWAVGGGHSLHVVCDLTLASEEHAKFLQTDPDVGSFDGGFGSAYLARQIGQKKAREVFFLGKTYSAEEAADMGMVNEVVPHEELEATAIEWAERMMEKSPTAMRMLKYAFNLDSDGMVGQQVFAGEATRLAYMTEEAQEGRDAFNEGREPDFSDEPWHY; the protein is encoded by the coding sequence ATGGTCTCAGAGATTTTCGACCCGGAGCGCTGGGACGCCGTCGACCGATTTGACTTCACCGACATCACCTACCACCGCTCGACAGAGACAGGCGTGGTGCGCATCGCCTTCGACCGGCCGGAAAAGCGCAACGCCTTCCGCCCCGAGACGGTGGACGAACTTTCGACGGCACTGGACCACGCCAAGCGGCTCACCGACGTGGGCTGTGTCATCATCACCGGCAACGGCCCCTCCGAGAAGGACGGCGGCTGGGCGTTTTGCTCGGGCGGCGACCAGTCGATTCGGGGCGAGAGCGGGTACGAGTACGAGGCAGATGCCGATATCGGTGACCCAGATGCGCCGGAGAACGTCGGTCGCCTCCACATCCTGGAGGTCCAGCGCCAGATTCGCCACATTCCCAAACCAGTCGTCGCCGTCGTCCCGGGGTGGGCCGTCGGCGGCGGCCACTCGCTGCACGTGGTCTGTGACCTGACGCTGGCCAGCGAGGAACACGCGAAGTTCCTCCAGACCGACCCCGACGTGGGGAGTTTCGACGGTGGCTTTGGCTCGGCGTATCTCGCCCGCCAGATCGGCCAGAAGAAGGCCCGCGAGGTGTTCTTCCTCGGGAAGACGTATTCGGCCGAGGAGGCTGCGGACATGGGGATGGTCAACGAAGTCGTCCCCCACGAGGAACTCGAAGCGACGGCCATCGAGTGGGCCGAGCGGATGATGGAGAAATCGCCCACGGCGATGCGGATGCTGAAGTACGCCTTCAACCTCGACTCGGACGGGATGGTCGGCCAGCAGGTCTTCGCCGGGGAGGCGACCCGACTCGCCTACATGACCGAGGAGGCCCAGGAAGGTCGGGACGCGTTCAACGAGGGACGAGAGCCGGATTTCAGCGACGAACCCTGGCACTACTGA
- a CDS encoding SDR family oxidoreductase, which yields MSQLLTDETAIVTGGASGIGRNIALTFADNGADVVVADVRETPREGGEPTHEQITTETDRTAVFVECDVTERADVEAAVDAADKLGGLDIMVNNAGIHSETPFLEITEAEYDQLMDVNVKGTFFGAQVAGERLIENDEGGTIINMASLAADSGAAYQTIYSASKGAVKSLTYALADYFGGHGVRVNAIKPSFTETQMLAQGGMGEGEAGKRLQEAMLGGTPAGRFGQPDEIADVALFLASDMSSYVNGESILVDGGLGNT from the coding sequence ATGAGTCAACTACTCACAGACGAGACGGCCATCGTGACGGGCGGGGCAAGTGGCATCGGCCGGAACATCGCGTTGACGTTTGCCGATAACGGAGCCGATGTCGTCGTCGCCGACGTCCGGGAAACGCCACGAGAAGGTGGCGAGCCGACACACGAGCAAATTACGACCGAGACCGACCGAACGGCGGTCTTCGTCGAGTGCGATGTGACCGAGCGAGCGGATGTAGAAGCCGCTGTCGACGCTGCCGACAAGCTCGGCGGCCTCGACATCATGGTCAACAACGCAGGCATTCACAGTGAGACCCCGTTCCTCGAGATTACGGAAGCGGAATACGACCAGCTCATGGACGTTAACGTCAAAGGCACCTTTTTCGGGGCGCAGGTCGCTGGCGAACGACTAATCGAAAACGACGAGGGCGGGACGATCATCAACATGGCGAGCCTCGCGGCAGATAGCGGGGCCGCTTACCAGACGATATACAGTGCTTCGAAAGGGGCAGTGAAATCACTGACCTACGCGCTGGCTGACTACTTCGGTGGCCACGGGGTTCGCGTCAACGCTATCAAACCAAGTTTCACCGAGACACAGATGTTAGCTCAGGGGGGAATGGGAGAAGGTGAAGCCGGCAAACGACTCCAGGAGGCAATGCTGGGTGGGACACCCGCCGGTCGCTTCGGCCAACCCGATGAAATCGCGGATGTGGCGCTGTTTCTCGCCAGTGATATGAGTTCCTACGTCAACGGTGAGTCGATCCTGGTCGATGGGGGTCTCGGGAATACCTAG
- a CDS encoding long-chain-fatty-acid--CoA ligase, translating into MEKPLLVTDFLDRARRYYGDREAIVATTGDRYTYDEFGARADGFAAALADRGIEKGDRVAVLDPNTHYHLEAAYGIMQLGAVHTPLNYRLVPDDFEYILEDAGVDAIYADYEHAEKIEAVRDEVPTETFVTNDTDAVDGDWESFDELVDTDETFERPKMDENDVITINYTSGTTGDPKGVCRTHRTETLHAYIVSLHQEIRDDDVYLWTLPMFHVNGWGHIFAVTGMGATHVCTRGVDAGGIFEAIRTEDVTYLCGAPTVLNMLVDYYERHDVATTGDRDVRIATAGSAPPEAVIRAVEDDFGWYLKHVYGATETGPLITTSDARRFFEDGSDARFAVKKRQGLGYLGTEVRVVDEDGTDVPEDDATLGEVVVRGNQVMDRYWNKPEATEEAFTDRIEGYYHTGDLATVDENGMIAIRDRKKDIIISGGENISSIELEDTLYEHDAVADVAVIPAPSSEWGETPKAFVVPTSGDPDEPGTDVDELVSFTRAHLATYKAVSKVEFVESLPTTATGKVQKYELRQREWDEEDRMIGEG; encoded by the coding sequence ATGGAAAAGCCACTCCTCGTGACCGACTTTCTCGACCGTGCGCGACGATACTACGGCGACAGGGAGGCCATCGTCGCGACGACCGGCGACCGGTACACGTACGACGAGTTCGGTGCCCGCGCCGACGGGTTCGCCGCGGCCCTCGCGGACCGCGGCATCGAGAAGGGGGACCGGGTGGCCGTGCTGGACCCGAACACCCACTACCACCTCGAAGCGGCCTACGGCATCATGCAACTCGGGGCGGTCCACACGCCGCTGAACTACCGGCTGGTCCCGGACGACTTCGAGTACATCCTCGAAGACGCCGGCGTCGACGCCATCTACGCCGACTACGAACACGCCGAGAAAATCGAAGCCGTACGAGACGAGGTCCCGACGGAGACGTTCGTGACGAACGACACCGACGCCGTCGACGGCGACTGGGAGTCCTTCGACGAACTCGTCGACACCGACGAGACGTTCGAGCGACCCAAGATGGACGAGAACGACGTCATCACTATCAACTACACCTCCGGGACGACGGGCGACCCCAAAGGCGTCTGTCGGACCCACCGGACCGAGACGCTCCACGCCTACATCGTGAGCCTCCACCAGGAGATACGCGACGACGACGTCTACCTCTGGACGCTCCCGATGTTCCACGTCAACGGCTGGGGACACATCTTCGCGGTGACGGGGATGGGCGCGACACACGTCTGTACGCGCGGGGTGGACGCCGGCGGCATCTTCGAGGCCATCCGCACAGAAGACGTCACGTACCTCTGTGGCGCGCCGACAGTGCTCAACATGCTGGTCGACTACTACGAGCGCCACGACGTGGCGACGACCGGCGACCGTGACGTCCGTATCGCCACCGCCGGCAGCGCCCCGCCCGAGGCGGTCATCCGCGCCGTGGAGGACGACTTCGGCTGGTATCTCAAACACGTCTACGGGGCGACCGAGACGGGACCGCTCATCACCACCTCGGATGCGCGCCGGTTCTTCGAGGACGGGAGCGACGCCCGCTTTGCCGTGAAGAAGCGCCAGGGACTGGGCTATCTCGGCACGGAGGTTCGCGTTGTCGACGAAGACGGGACGGACGTCCCCGAAGACGACGCGACGCTCGGCGAGGTCGTCGTCCGGGGCAACCAGGTGATGGACCGCTACTGGAACAAGCCCGAGGCGACCGAGGAAGCGTTCACCGACCGCATCGAGGGGTACTACCACACCGGCGACCTCGCGACGGTCGACGAGAACGGGATGATAGCTATCCGCGACCGCAAGAAGGACATCATCATCTCCGGCGGCGAGAACATCTCCAGCATCGAGCTGGAGGACACGCTGTACGAACACGACGCCGTCGCGGACGTGGCGGTCATCCCGGCCCCCAGCAGCGAGTGGGGCGAGACCCCGAAGGCGTTCGTCGTCCCGACCTCGGGCGACCCCGACGAGCCGGGGACCGACGTGGACGAACTCGTCTCGTTCACCCGTGCGCATCTGGCGACCTACAAGGCGGTCAGCAAGGTCGAGTTCGTCGAGTCGCTCCCGACGACGGCCACCGGAAAGGTCCAGAAGTACGAACTGCGCCAGCGCGAGTGGGACGAGGAAGACCGGATGATAGGGGAGGGGTGA
- the menD gene encoding 2-succinyl-5-enolpyruvyl-6-hydroxy-3-cyclohexene-1-carboxylic-acid synthase has protein sequence MSYPNVNTLWAETLVEELVAGGVEAVCVSPGSRSTPLTVACAEHTDLRVYSHLDERSSAFFALGRAKRTGEPTPLVCTSGTAAANFHPAVIEASQSGVPMLVLTADRPPELTDSGANQTIDQEKLYGDAVRWYRDMPEPAAEPRKVRMLRTTVARALANSTGSDPGPVHLNCRFRKPLEPTPVPDDHPEGVPENWAGGDPLAAEGRDGPFVTTAQGAGRLDDADLSRVVSPVEAADRGLVVAGPADGGLGSDALGALADATGFPVLADPLSNLRSGSHVADHPVLGGYDAYLGTDAVADWPDPDVVLRFGASPTSKPLRQYLRDADCRQFVVAPSGRWTEATFTASDLLVADPDETARDIAERVAEPGDPAWADRFRRADQTHWDTVTDALDGAYWEGGVLADVTRLAPDPATLFVSNSMPVRDLDRFGEPRTADHTVLGNRGASGIDGITSTALGAGSATEDPLVLVTGDLAYYHDMNGLLALARCGVDATIVLVDNDGGGIFHMLPIEDHETFESQFKTPHGLDFEPTGELYGLAFERLESREAFVDAFERSAGSGGTQVLSVAFDAADSHARRDALQDRLVDAF, from the coding sequence ATGAGCTACCCGAACGTCAACACTCTCTGGGCCGAGACGCTGGTAGAAGAACTGGTCGCCGGCGGGGTCGAAGCGGTGTGTGTCTCGCCGGGCAGTCGCTCGACGCCGCTCACCGTTGCCTGTGCCGAACACACCGACCTGCGCGTCTATTCACACCTCGACGAACGCTCTTCGGCCTTCTTCGCACTGGGGCGGGCGAAACGGACTGGCGAGCCGACGCCGCTCGTCTGTACCTCGGGGACTGCGGCCGCGAACTTCCACCCCGCAGTCATCGAGGCCAGCCAGTCCGGGGTGCCGATGCTCGTCCTCACCGCAGACCGGCCGCCGGAACTCACCGATAGCGGGGCCAACCAGACTATCGATCAGGAGAAACTGTACGGCGACGCCGTCCGCTGGTACCGCGATATGCCCGAGCCGGCGGCCGAGCCGCGCAAGGTGCGGATGTTGCGAACCACTGTCGCGCGGGCGCTCGCCAACAGTACCGGCAGCGACCCCGGTCCGGTCCATCTGAACTGTCGGTTCCGCAAGCCGCTGGAGCCGACGCCGGTACCCGACGACCACCCCGAGGGCGTCCCCGAGAACTGGGCCGGCGGCGACCCGCTCGCCGCCGAGGGCCGCGACGGCCCGTTCGTCACGACCGCCCAGGGCGCCGGCCGACTCGACGACGCCGACCTGTCACGCGTCGTTTCGCCGGTCGAGGCCGCCGACCGCGGCCTCGTCGTCGCAGGGCCGGCGGACGGGGGGCTGGGGTCCGACGCGCTGGGGGCGCTGGCCGACGCGACGGGGTTCCCCGTCCTCGCGGACCCCCTCTCGAATCTCCGCTCTGGCTCCCACGTCGCCGACCACCCCGTCCTCGGCGGCTACGACGCGTATCTGGGGACCGACGCCGTCGCCGACTGGCCCGACCCCGACGTAGTACTGCGCTTTGGCGCCTCGCCGACCTCGAAGCCCCTGCGCCAGTACCTCCGAGACGCCGACTGTCGGCAGTTCGTCGTCGCCCCCAGCGGCCGCTGGACGGAGGCGACCTTCACCGCCAGCGACCTGCTGGTCGCGGACCCTGACGAGACGGCGAGAGATATCGCCGAGCGGGTGGCCGAACCGGGTGACCCCGCGTGGGCCGACCGCTTCCGGCGTGCCGACCAGACTCACTGGGACACAGTCACGGACGCACTGGACGGGGCCTACTGGGAGGGCGGTGTGCTGGCCGACGTGACACGGCTGGCCCCCGACCCGGCGACGCTGTTCGTCTCGAACAGTATGCCCGTCCGCGACCTGGACCGCTTTGGCGAGCCGCGGACGGCCGACCACACGGTGCTAGGGAACCGCGGCGCGAGCGGTATCGACGGCATCACGTCGACGGCACTGGGGGCGGGCAGTGCCACCGAGGACCCGCTCGTGCTCGTCACCGGTGACCTGGCGTACTACCACGACATGAACGGGTTGCTCGCGCTCGCTCGCTGTGGCGTCGACGCCACTATCGTCCTCGTCGACAACGACGGCGGCGGCATCTTCCATATGCTCCCCATCGAGGACCACGAGACCTTCGAGTCCCAGTTCAAGACGCCACACGGGCTGGACTTCGAGCCCACCGGCGAGCTCTATGGGCTGGCGTTCGAACGCCTCGAGAGTCGCGAGGCGTTCGTCGACGCGTTCGAGCGCTCCGCGGGCAGCGGTGGGACCCAGGTGCTGTCGGTCGCCTTCGACGCCGCGGACAGCCACGCCCGACGTGACGCACTCCAGGACCGACTCGTCGACGCGTTCTAG
- a CDS encoding PAS domain S-box protein, producing the protein MFDSSFQGPESLLNSSPRVLLHVGNPRDQALLSEQLHSVDLEVVTVEQSEPLPQFDLCVADTTSFPRIVDTIEERRSELGSVRLPVLLVLGPSDSEQAARPYWDSIDDVLAVPTSKQIFRHRISTLLRSRTQSEQLALFARAMDDAKTGISIADADGDQELRYVNDAFLEMTGYDRSETLGRNCRFLQGPDTEDEPVREIRRAIDEERPVAVLLRNYRKNGEMFWNALEISPVYGEGEVTHFVGFQEDVTERVERTQTLQRYEEIVNAAGDPIYALDSDLQFTLVNEAVTAFSQQTEAEILGSHVETVFGEDHAEVLGAAVLNLAESGREEMTIGTVVEDEDGRHRRFQTTVAVLPTAEFEGVVCVSRDITEDRERESRLSVLDRVLRHNLRNKLLVMLAQVDRINERSEDGEIVDAATTIERAGEELLELAETARGFKRTIDPAEDDAVGPVDVGEETGHAVEEVRIEHDGVRIVADIPESLWARAHDSYELAMGELLKRAATAGADVEVVVEMAADTEDGTVSIYVCHDGDRLEAVELDALNSGIEDELQHTQGLGLWFVRWMATNSGGTFSISETDRGTEVELTLPLAEVPSE; encoded by the coding sequence ATGTTCGACTCGTCGTTCCAAGGGCCGGAGAGCCTGCTCAACAGTTCGCCCCGCGTCCTGTTGCATGTCGGGAACCCCCGCGACCAGGCGCTGCTGAGTGAGCAACTGCACTCGGTGGACCTCGAGGTCGTTACCGTCGAACAGTCGGAGCCGCTCCCACAGTTCGACCTCTGTGTCGCAGACACGACCTCCTTCCCGAGGATAGTCGACACAATCGAGGAGCGACGCAGCGAACTCGGCTCGGTCCGACTCCCCGTCCTGCTCGTGCTGGGCCCGAGCGACTCCGAACAGGCCGCACGGCCGTACTGGGACAGTATCGACGACGTGCTCGCGGTCCCCACCTCGAAGCAGATATTCCGCCACCGCATCTCGACGTTGCTCAGGTCCCGCACTCAGTCCGAGCAGCTGGCGCTTTTCGCCCGCGCGATGGACGACGCGAAGACTGGCATCAGTATCGCCGACGCCGACGGCGACCAGGAGCTCCGGTACGTCAACGACGCCTTTCTCGAGATGACGGGCTACGACCGCTCAGAGACCCTCGGGCGGAACTGCCGGTTCCTGCAGGGGCCCGATACCGAGGACGAGCCCGTCCGGGAGATACGGAGAGCCATCGACGAGGAACGGCCCGTGGCTGTCCTGCTACGGAATTACCGAAAGAACGGCGAGATGTTCTGGAACGCGCTGGAGATATCGCCGGTGTACGGCGAGGGGGAGGTGACCCACTTCGTCGGATTTCAGGAGGACGTCACCGAGCGCGTCGAACGGACGCAGACGCTCCAGCGTTACGAGGAGATCGTCAATGCCGCCGGAGACCCCATCTACGCGCTCGACAGCGACCTCCAGTTTACCCTGGTGAACGAAGCGGTCACGGCGTTCAGCCAACAGACGGAAGCCGAGATACTGGGCAGTCACGTGGAGACGGTGTTCGGCGAGGACCACGCCGAAGTGCTCGGTGCCGCGGTGCTGAATCTCGCGGAGTCCGGCAGGGAGGAGATGACCATCGGCACCGTAGTCGAGGACGAGGATGGCCGCCACCGGCGCTTCCAGACCACGGTGGCGGTCCTGCCGACGGCCGAGTTCGAGGGTGTCGTCTGCGTGAGTCGTGACATCACCGAAGACCGGGAGCGCGAGTCGCGCCTCTCCGTGCTCGACCGCGTCCTGCGACACAACCTCCGAAACAAGCTGCTGGTGATGCTGGCACAGGTCGACCGGATAAACGAGCGGAGCGAGGACGGTGAAATCGTCGACGCGGCGACGACCATCGAGCGCGCCGGCGAGGAACTGCTCGAACTGGCCGAGACGGCCCGCGGGTTCAAGCGGACCATAGACCCGGCCGAGGACGATGCCGTCGGCCCAGTCGACGTTGGCGAGGAGACCGGGCACGCAGTCGAAGAGGTCCGTATTGAACACGACGGTGTCCGTATCGTCGCCGACATCCCCGAGTCCCTGTGGGCGAGGGCTCACGACTCCTACGAGCTGGCAATGGGCGAGCTGCTTAAGCGTGCCGCGACTGCTGGGGCCGACGTCGAGGTGGTTGTCGAGATGGCCGCCGATACCGAGGACGGGACCGTCAGTATCTATGTCTGCCACGACGGCGACCGGCTGGAAGCGGTGGAGCTGGACGCGCTCAACTCGGGCATCGAAGACGAGCTCCAGCACACCCAGGGGCTCGGACTGTGGTTCGTCCGGTGGATGGCGACAAACAGCGGCGGGACGTTCAGTATCAGCGAGACCGACCGCGGGACCGAAGTCGAACTGACGCTGCCGCTCGCCGAGGTGCCGTCGGAGTAA
- a CDS encoding ATPase domain-containing protein, translating into MNSGQSPRVSSGISGLDAILDGGFIDERTYSIRGDSGTGKTILGYHFLTAGTDADETSVYFAFEETAKDIAANAATLGFDLDDVIIEDMSPSATEFMDDGNYTVFGPGEVEASEIVSRIGDTVETHDPDRVFIDPLTLLRHLSPDDFQFKRTAASMMSYMKERGSTTLFTTQSTADHSDEDLQYLADGSITMRRTDRGRELEVEKFRGSGFRSGSHGLRIDGGRGLSVFPSLAPDDHEQVFSYEQLSTDIDALDTLLGGGIERGSITLVSGPSGVGKSTTGTALARASARRGETAAAFLFEESRHSFSHRSNAIGLDVSALIEEGALEVHEVEPLSISADEFAHRVRESVEERGVEFVLLDGTAGYRLALQNPEAELREELHKLCRYLRNMGVTVALTDELSSVTGTFQASDSQVSYLADTVVFIRYIEVGGEIRKAIGVLKKRFGGFEATLRAFSIEDDGIHIGETLSELRGVLTGTPTQQAD; encoded by the coding sequence ATGAATTCGGGACAGTCCCCCCGGGTCTCGTCCGGGATATCCGGACTCGACGCGATTCTCGACGGCGGGTTCATCGACGAGCGTACCTACAGTATCCGCGGCGACTCCGGGACGGGCAAGACGATTCTCGGGTACCACTTCCTGACAGCCGGGACCGACGCCGACGAGACCAGCGTCTACTTTGCGTTCGAGGAGACGGCGAAAGACATCGCGGCCAACGCCGCCACGCTCGGTTTCGACCTCGACGACGTAATCATCGAGGATATGAGTCCCTCGGCCACCGAGTTCATGGACGACGGCAACTACACGGTGTTCGGACCAGGCGAGGTCGAGGCGAGCGAGATAGTCTCCCGCATCGGGGACACCGTCGAGACCCACGACCCCGACCGCGTGTTCATCGACCCGCTCACGCTGCTTCGCCACCTCTCACCCGACGACTTCCAGTTCAAGCGGACCGCGGCGTCGATGATGAGCTACATGAAAGAGCGCGGGAGCACGACGCTCTTTACCACCCAATCGACTGCGGATCACTCCGACGAGGACCTCCAGTATCTGGCCGACGGCTCGATAACGATGCGCCGTACCGACCGGGGCCGTGAACTCGAGGTCGAAAAGTTCCGTGGGTCTGGGTTCCGGAGCGGCAGCCACGGCCTGCGAATAGACGGCGGTCGCGGGCTGTCAGTGTTCCCGAGCCTCGCCCCCGACGACCACGAACAGGTGTTCAGCTACGAGCAGCTCTCGACCGACATCGACGCCCTCGACACTCTGCTGGGGGGCGGCATCGAGCGCGGCAGCATCACGCTGGTCAGCGGGCCATCCGGCGTCGGGAAATCCACGACCGGGACAGCCCTGGCGCGTGCGAGCGCCCGCCGCGGCGAGACGGCGGCGGCGTTCCTGTTCGAGGAGTCCCGACACAGTTTCAGCCATCGCTCGAACGCCATCGGCCTCGATGTGTCCGCTCTCATCGAGGAGGGGGCGCTGGAGGTACACGAGGTGGAGCCACTGAGCATCTCCGCCGACGAGTTCGCCCACCGGGTCCGCGAGAGCGTCGAAGAGCGAGGGGTCGAGTTCGTCCTGCTCGATGGCACCGCCGGCTACAGGCTCGCCCTCCAGAACCCCGAGGCGGAGCTGCGCGAGGAGCTCCACAAGCTCTGTCGCTATCTCCGGAACATGGGCGTCACCGTCGCGCTCACTGACGAGCTCTCGTCGGTGACCGGAACCTTCCAGGCGTCGGACTCGCAGGTGAGCTACCTCGCCGATACCGTCGTCTTTATCCGCTACATCGAGGTCGGTGGCGAGATACGGAAGGCTATCGGCGTCCTCAAGAAGCGCTTCGGTGGGTTCGAAGCCACGCTTCGGGCGTTCAGTATCGAAGACGACGGCATCCACATCGGGGAGACGCTCTCGGAACTCAGAGGGGTGCTGACCGGGACCCCGACACAACAGGCCGACTGA
- a CDS encoding 1,4-dihydroxy-2-naphthoate polyprenyltransferase — protein MSTATVSKRKAWLMAARPQTLPAGAAPVVVGAGLAVHAGVFEPLVALAALVGALLIQVGTNFANDYYDAVKGADTDEREGFTRVTAGGLIEPAAVKRAMVLTYALAVVVGVALVAIGGVPIVVVGLSGIAAGILYTGGPLPYGYRGLGDLFVFVYFGLVAVTGTYYVQAVASNPAIGTFPTTLPPGTVPVDAVVASLPAAGLSTAILVVNNVRDRETDMAAGKKTLAVYLGYGPSRVEFLALVGMAYVVPVLFALDPAYGLAALAPLLTLPLALGISRTVLTRTDGEALNPTLERVGQTLFAHSLLFAAGLALPQLL, from the coding sequence ATGAGTACCGCGACGGTCTCGAAACGCAAGGCCTGGCTCATGGCCGCCAGGCCACAGACGCTGCCCGCCGGTGCCGCACCAGTCGTCGTCGGTGCGGGGCTGGCCGTCCACGCGGGGGTGTTCGAACCGCTCGTGGCGCTGGCGGCGCTGGTCGGGGCGCTGCTCATCCAGGTCGGGACGAACTTTGCGAACGACTACTACGACGCCGTCAAGGGTGCCGATACGGACGAGCGCGAGGGCTTCACCCGCGTCACCGCCGGCGGCCTCATCGAACCGGCGGCGGTCAAGCGGGCAATGGTACTGACCTACGCGCTGGCGGTCGTCGTCGGCGTCGCGCTCGTGGCCATCGGCGGTGTTCCCATCGTGGTCGTCGGCCTCTCGGGCATCGCCGCCGGTATCCTCTACACCGGTGGTCCGCTCCCGTACGGCTACCGCGGCCTGGGTGACCTCTTCGTGTTCGTCTACTTCGGACTGGTCGCCGTCACCGGCACCTACTACGTGCAGGCCGTGGCCAGCAACCCCGCGATCGGGACGTTCCCGACCACGCTACCACCCGGTACTGTCCCGGTAGACGCCGTGGTCGCGAGCCTCCCGGCCGCGGGGCTCTCGACGGCTATCCTCGTCGTCAACAACGTCCGGGACCGCGAGACGGACATGGCGGCGGGCAAGAAGACCCTCGCGGTGTATCTGGGCTATGGCCCGAGTCGCGTCGAGTTCCTCGCCCTCGTCGGGATGGCTTACGTCGTTCCGGTCCTGTTCGCGCTGGACCCGGCCTACGGTCTGGCGGCGCTGGCCCCGCTGCTGACGCTACCGCTCGCACTCGGAATCAGTCGGACCGTCCTCACCCGGACCGACGGCGAGGCGCTGAACCCGACACTCGAACGGGTCGGCCAGACGCTCTTTGCCCACTCGCTGCTGTTTGCCGCCGGGCTGGCACTCCCACAGTTGCTATGA